A genome region from Solirubrobacter pauli includes the following:
- a CDS encoding FtsX-like permease family protein, with translation MIRVTWKGLAARPIRTALTTLAIVVGVAFVCAAYTLTDTMSGAADTLTHAAYDGTDAVVVTKTAFKGSQTSDIRAQAPTIPAATLDRVRATPGVTIAVGDITDTAQIMAKDGKPVGTGPYFGVGFDAKTPDAERLTPFRLHDGRWATGPSEVVIDRATAEGEGYAVGDVIRVAARGEARTFTLTGIADFAGVKSLGKASAAIFDLDAARTLFAKDGYDRILVAGTRDVDAGAGTEVRTAAEDDRFAFSSLETLVTILRTILLAFAAVAVVVGSFTIFNSLSITVAQRTREFGLLRMVGATRRQVRGAVLLEALTIGLLASIVGLGVGVGLAEGLNALFTAVGAELPTDSMVVASRTVVVSLAVGTLATVLAAMIPARRATRIAPVAALRDSTHTAAPGPLARGVRALASLVGRPSAAVGGAAGALARRNAMRNPGRTAVTALALTIGVALVTAVTVVATGLEHESRGALDRRVQATSIVTAADGWSPIDPKVETAIGGATSSIRQDGALVFGAQEGVNGVDPATIGRFYRFDFTDGGLTRDGAVVDEGFADEHGLEVGSPLSIMSMSGTTLELTVSGIERSPVLDVLGLGPITIPHAAFDRTFEQERNRLTFADHDATAALAAFPNAKAQDKAAFIDGQTEWIGMILAILWVLLALAVIVSLFGIVNTLVLSTFERMRELGTLRALGFSRRQVRRMVRHESVITALIGATLGIAVGLLLAVVVVQLLSEYGLAFSVPAGSLLAVALIAALAGMLAATMPARRASKIDVLKALAYE, from the coding sequence ATGATCCGCGTCACCTGGAAGGGCCTGGCGGCGCGGCCGATCCGCACCGCCCTGACCACGCTCGCCATCGTGGTCGGCGTCGCCTTCGTCTGCGCGGCGTACACCCTCACGGACACGATGTCCGGCGCGGCGGACACGCTCACGCACGCCGCGTACGACGGCACGGACGCCGTCGTGGTCACGAAGACCGCGTTCAAGGGCTCGCAGACGTCGGACATCCGGGCGCAGGCGCCGACGATCCCGGCCGCCACGCTCGACCGCGTCCGCGCCACCCCCGGCGTGACCATCGCCGTCGGCGACATCACCGACACGGCGCAGATCATGGCCAAGGACGGCAAGCCGGTCGGCACGGGGCCGTACTTCGGCGTCGGGTTCGACGCCAAGACCCCGGACGCGGAGCGGCTCACCCCGTTCCGCCTGCACGACGGCCGCTGGGCGACCGGCCCGAGCGAGGTCGTGATCGACCGCGCCACCGCCGAAGGCGAGGGCTACGCCGTCGGAGACGTGATCCGCGTGGCCGCCCGCGGCGAGGCGCGGACGTTCACGCTCACGGGCATCGCCGACTTCGCCGGCGTGAAGTCGCTCGGGAAGGCGAGCGCCGCGATCTTCGACCTGGACGCAGCACGGACGCTGTTCGCCAAGGACGGCTACGACCGCATCCTCGTCGCGGGTACGCGTGACGTCGACGCCGGTGCGGGCACGGAGGTCCGCACCGCCGCCGAGGATGACCGGTTCGCCTTCAGCTCGCTGGAGACCCTCGTGACGATCCTGCGCACGATCCTGCTCGCCTTCGCGGCGGTCGCCGTGGTGGTCGGCTCGTTCACGATCTTCAACTCGCTGAGCATCACGGTCGCCCAGCGCACGAGGGAGTTCGGGCTGCTGCGGATGGTCGGCGCCACGCGCCGGCAGGTCCGCGGCGCGGTGCTGCTCGAGGCGCTGACGATCGGGCTGCTCGCGTCGATCGTCGGGCTCGGCGTGGGCGTCGGCCTCGCCGAGGGGCTGAACGCGCTCTTCACGGCGGTCGGGGCGGAGCTGCCGACCGACTCGATGGTCGTCGCTTCCCGCACGGTCGTCGTCTCGCTGGCGGTCGGCACGCTCGCGACCGTCCTCGCCGCGATGATCCCGGCCCGCCGGGCGACCCGGATCGCGCCGGTGGCCGCGCTGCGCGACAGCACGCACACCGCCGCGCCCGGCCCGCTCGCCCGCGGGGTCCGCGCGCTCGCCTCGCTCGTCGGCCGGCCGTCGGCCGCGGTCGGCGGCGCGGCCGGCGCGCTCGCCCGCCGCAACGCCATGCGCAACCCGGGCCGCACCGCCGTGACGGCGCTCGCGCTCACGATCGGCGTGGCCCTCGTCACCGCCGTCACCGTGGTCGCGACCGGTCTCGAGCACGAGAGCCGCGGCGCGCTCGACCGGCGCGTCCAGGCCACGAGCATCGTGACCGCCGCCGACGGCTGGTCGCCGATCGACCCGAAGGTCGAGACCGCGATCGGCGGCGCGACGAGCAGCATCCGCCAGGACGGCGCGCTCGTCTTCGGCGCCCAGGAAGGCGTCAACGGGGTCGATCCCGCGACGATCGGGCGCTTCTACCGCTTCGACTTCACCGACGGCGGGCTCACGCGGGACGGGGCGGTCGTCGACGAGGGCTTCGCCGACGAGCACGGCCTGGAGGTCGGCAGCCCGCTCTCGATCATGTCGATGAGCGGCACGACGCTCGAGCTGACCGTCTCCGGCATCGAGCGGTCACCCGTGCTCGACGTGCTCGGCCTCGGGCCGATCACGATCCCGCACGCCGCCTTCGACCGCACGTTCGAGCAGGAGCGCAACCGCCTGACGTTCGCCGACCACGACGCGACCGCGGCGCTCGCCGCCTTCCCGAACGCCAAGGCGCAGGACAAGGCGGCGTTCATCGACGGGCAGACGGAGTGGATCGGGATGATCCTCGCGATCCTCTGGGTGCTGCTCGCGCTCGCGGTGATCGTCAGCCTGTTCGGCATCGTCAACACGCTCGTGCTGTCGACGTTCGAGCGGATGCGCGAGCTCGGCACGCTGCGCGCGCTCGGCTTCAGCCGTCGCCAGGTGCGCCGGATGGTCCGGCACGAGAGCGTGATCACCGCGCTGATCGGCGCGACGCTCGGCATCGCCGTCGGCCTCCTCCTCGCCGTAGTCGTCGTGCAGCTGCTGAGCGAGTACGGGCTCGCGTTCTCGGTGCCGGCGGGCAGCCTGCTCGCCGTCGCCCTGATCGCCGCGCTGGCGGGCATGCTCGCCGCGACGATGCCCGCGCGGCGCGCCTCGAAGATCGACGTGCTGAAGGCGCTCGCCTATGAATGA
- a CDS encoding KGGVGR-motif variant AAA ATPase, whose product MIYTFYSYKGGVGRSMALANVAEWLYLTAGLRVVIVDWDLEAPGLEAFFPSDGRPAAVARQPGLIDLLLEYKADLPYLDLPPEADQEATVKALSEQLTPLRSRVFPLRRPVTRPDGRTSGVWILPAGRRAGESFTAYSDAVQDFDWNGFYARSRGHAFFEWLRRQLVSPDLADVALIDARTGFSEMGGVATRQLADVIVSLCVLNSQNIEGVRAMTASFARPEVLAARGRPLMQLVVPTRTDNNETDALNFAKGQFERQTSDLLPEPMRGRRTFWDLRIPYVPKYAYTERLAVGASDANEDLVAAYTRLATQLIELAPAGAAVRATLHDDRARELRSTVALAQVTNVPARLPLLVGREGLLSDLRSRFAPAGTPIVLYGLGGAGKTALAIEFAHRFTADYRVAWWIDASSPERVAQGYVQLAAALGVIPGHDPIAYAREWFAAHEGWLLVLDGAEHPDVLEPLMPRERRGHVLITSRSPRWTGIATAVEVPVLAVDDAVDLVRRRTGESEPAMLEGLARALGEHPLALEEACAYMEATGRSIGSFRERYADEGARFLQRAGEQRGTGHALAALWLESYREVLRDPPARDLLGLLSVLGSESVPVEAITCGAPVTAARFLWEPATVDEAVIKLRQFSFVAAREGGLQVHGLLAAFVRMWLGEDLVRHWTETGVGVLSSALARSEAPDELVLAHAQAVVDRTDDGSTAAIELLDLLAGKQEELGRIPAAAATLEEAVRRSRLHLGDRWVERAMRARLMLLIRTEDLQGARAVLQDDVSWAAANLPKLRQTIAVDLAVVLLRSNEYADAQRIISAVDIPTERVLVQVLLWQIAFQARRTGAWSMPRLDHAAQDSQATVQREVERILGQLPLDRIADGFLRADLFPD is encoded by the coding sequence GTGATCTACACGTTCTACTCCTACAAAGGGGGCGTCGGGCGTTCGATGGCGCTCGCCAACGTCGCGGAATGGCTGTACCTCACCGCCGGCCTGCGCGTCGTGATCGTCGACTGGGACCTCGAGGCCCCGGGTCTGGAGGCGTTCTTCCCGTCGGACGGGCGGCCGGCGGCCGTCGCGCGGCAGCCGGGGCTGATAGACCTCCTGCTCGAGTACAAGGCCGACCTGCCGTACCTGGACCTGCCGCCCGAAGCGGATCAGGAGGCGACGGTCAAGGCGCTCAGCGAGCAGCTCACGCCTCTGCGCTCGCGCGTGTTCCCGCTGCGCCGACCGGTGACGCGGCCGGACGGCCGGACGAGCGGCGTGTGGATCCTTCCGGCCGGGCGACGCGCGGGCGAGTCGTTCACCGCGTACTCGGACGCCGTCCAGGACTTCGACTGGAACGGGTTCTACGCGCGCTCCCGCGGACACGCGTTCTTCGAGTGGTTGCGGCGCCAGCTCGTCTCGCCCGACCTCGCCGACGTCGCGCTGATCGATGCGCGCACCGGTTTCTCGGAGATGGGCGGCGTCGCGACGCGCCAGCTCGCGGACGTGATCGTCTCGCTTTGCGTGCTCAACAGCCAGAACATCGAAGGCGTGCGGGCGATGACGGCGTCGTTCGCACGCCCTGAGGTGCTGGCGGCGCGTGGGCGGCCGCTCATGCAACTCGTGGTGCCGACGCGGACCGACAACAACGAGACCGATGCGCTCAACTTCGCCAAGGGGCAGTTCGAGCGCCAGACCAGCGATCTCCTCCCCGAGCCGATGCGCGGTCGGCGGACGTTCTGGGACCTGCGGATCCCATACGTGCCCAAGTACGCCTATACGGAGCGGCTCGCGGTCGGCGCCTCCGACGCCAACGAGGACCTCGTCGCCGCGTACACGAGGCTCGCCACGCAGCTCATCGAGCTGGCGCCGGCGGGCGCCGCGGTGCGGGCGACACTCCACGACGACCGGGCGCGTGAGCTGAGGTCGACGGTCGCGCTGGCGCAGGTGACCAACGTGCCGGCGCGCCTGCCGCTGCTCGTCGGCCGCGAGGGGTTGCTGAGCGACCTGCGTTCCCGGTTTGCGCCGGCGGGGACCCCGATCGTCCTGTACGGGCTCGGAGGGGCCGGCAAGACCGCGTTGGCGATCGAGTTCGCGCACCGGTTCACGGCGGACTACCGCGTCGCGTGGTGGATCGACGCGTCGTCGCCGGAGCGGGTCGCGCAGGGCTATGTCCAGCTGGCCGCGGCGCTGGGCGTCATACCAGGGCACGATCCCATCGCCTACGCGCGCGAGTGGTTCGCTGCGCACGAGGGCTGGTTGCTCGTGCTGGACGGTGCCGAGCACCCCGACGTGCTCGAGCCGCTCATGCCGCGGGAACGGCGCGGACACGTCTTGATCACGTCGCGAAGCCCACGCTGGACGGGGATCGCCACCGCCGTCGAGGTGCCTGTGCTGGCCGTCGACGACGCGGTCGACCTGGTGCGGCGGCGCACGGGTGAGTCGGAGCCGGCGATGCTCGAGGGCCTCGCGCGAGCGCTGGGCGAGCACCCGCTCGCGCTCGAGGAGGCGTGCGCCTACATGGAGGCCACGGGCCGCTCGATCGGTAGCTTCCGCGAGCGGTACGCCGACGAGGGGGCGCGGTTCCTGCAACGGGCCGGAGAGCAGCGCGGCACCGGGCACGCGCTGGCGGCCCTCTGGCTGGAGTCGTATCGCGAGGTGCTGCGTGACCCGCCGGCACGGGATCTGCTGGGCCTGCTGTCCGTCCTCGGATCCGAGAGCGTGCCGGTCGAAGCGATCACGTGCGGAGCCCCGGTCACCGCGGCACGGTTCCTCTGGGAACCGGCGACCGTCGACGAGGCGGTGATCAAGCTGCGGCAGTTCTCCTTCGTCGCGGCCCGTGAAGGCGGCCTGCAGGTCCACGGGCTCCTCGCGGCGTTCGTGCGCATGTGGCTCGGCGAGGACCTGGTGCGCCACTGGACCGAGACGGGGGTCGGGGTGCTCAGCTCGGCCCTCGCGCGGTCGGAGGCACCGGACGAGCTGGTGCTTGCGCACGCCCAGGCCGTGGTGGATCGCACCGACGATGGTTCGACCGCGGCGATCGAGCTGCTCGACCTGCTCGCTGGCAAGCAGGAGGAGCTCGGGCGGATCCCCGCGGCGGCGGCCACGTTGGAGGAGGCCGTCCGCCGCTCCAGGCTGCACCTCGGCGACCGGTGGGTGGAGCGGGCGATGCGCGCCCGCCTGATGTTGCTCATCCGCACCGAGGATCTCCAGGGCGCCCGCGCCGTGCTGCAGGATGACGTGAGCTGGGCCGCCGCGAACCTGCCGAAGCTGCGGCAGACGATCGCGGTCGACCTGGCCGTCGTCCTCCTCAGGAGTAACGAGTACGCCGACGCGCAGCGGATCATCAGCGCCGTCGACATCCCGACCGAGCGGGTGCTGGTCCAGGTCCTGCTCTGGCAGATCGCCTTCCAGGCACGGCGGACGGGCGCGTGGTCGATGCCCAGGCTCGACCACGCCGCGCAGGACAGCCAGGCGACCGTCCAGCGCGAGGTCGAGCGCATCCTGGGCCAGCTGCCGCTGGACCGGATCGCCGACGGGTTCCTCCGGGCGGACCTGTTCCCCGACTAG
- a CDS encoding sensor histidine kinase, with protein sequence MPDRLRLPLLIGLAVVVELQLELALLVSGGTPYRALASLALLAMAVAVVAGRWFPLTALLTVFAGVALLPMLSRHYYDELFLAFASPFVVSFWLGLRATRWELAVGIPLAGALSLVATTPYDDDAALSSGVFTALISVGAPVLIGRLLRGRAALNRALREKAAQLERQRAVAAGRAVLDERERIAGELHDVVAHALSAMTVQATGARRLTLTRPDLAREAFAAIESTGREALDELRRLLGVLRSEDAESTLAPQPSLRHLRSLTRRTSAAGLPVVLRVDGDAVELPAGLDVTAYRVIQEALAAARELGAAGRADVRVIYRAETLDLEVRDDGASVSTRPLAGIRERVLLHGGRFTSAPRRSGGHAVRATLAYDGRPVTARANPELKRPGRLTFPRARRGRPAWLRRPGNVDALVAGLFAVAAVVEVVVSPDREGPLVANVALALGYASVLVWRRRAPVAALAGALGAALLMDFALTPILNLFVPFAIVLACAYATGAHRDGARTYVGLVLAVGGLLAVQAAMGPRVGADYFFAGLIGAVAWFAGRVVRARTRLTAELHEATARLAETGEDEQRQAAVDERRRIAREMHDVVAHSISVMVVQAGGARRILARDAGRAVEAATRIERTGREALGEMRNLLGMLSDGSERAALAPQPRLAEIGELVARARASGLPAVLDVCGERRALPAGLDLTAYRIVQEGLTNAMKHAPGAPTTVTVSWAPHDLALEIRNAAGQDPGPRGGHGLVGMAERVRIYGGELRAGPDDGGWRVSAHLPLTERVAVPDGAASAAARTARR encoded by the coding sequence GTGCCCGATCGCCTCCGCCTTCCGCTGCTGATCGGGCTCGCCGTCGTCGTCGAGCTCCAGCTCGAGCTGGCGCTGCTGGTGTCCGGCGGCACGCCGTACCGCGCGCTCGCCTCGCTGGCCCTGCTGGCGATGGCGGTGGCGGTCGTCGCCGGGCGCTGGTTCCCGCTGACCGCGCTGCTGACCGTGTTCGCGGGCGTGGCGCTGCTGCCGATGCTGTCGCGCCACTACTACGACGAGCTGTTCCTGGCGTTCGCATCGCCCTTCGTCGTGTCGTTCTGGCTCGGCCTGCGCGCGACGCGGTGGGAGCTCGCCGTCGGCATCCCGCTCGCCGGCGCGCTGTCGCTCGTGGCGACGACGCCGTACGACGACGACGCGGCGCTGTCGAGCGGGGTGTTCACGGCCCTCATCTCGGTCGGCGCGCCCGTGCTCATCGGCCGGCTCCTGCGTGGCCGCGCGGCGCTCAACCGCGCGCTGCGCGAGAAGGCCGCGCAGCTCGAGCGCCAGCGCGCGGTCGCCGCGGGCCGTGCCGTCCTCGACGAGCGCGAGCGGATCGCGGGGGAGCTGCACGACGTCGTCGCGCACGCGCTCTCGGCCATGACCGTGCAGGCCACGGGCGCGCGCCGCCTCACCCTGACGCGGCCGGACCTCGCCCGTGAGGCGTTCGCGGCGATCGAGTCGACGGGCCGCGAGGCGCTGGACGAGCTGCGCCGGCTGCTCGGCGTGCTTCGCAGCGAGGACGCGGAGTCCACGCTCGCGCCGCAGCCCTCACTGCGCCACCTGCGGTCGCTGACCCGCCGCACGAGCGCCGCGGGCCTGCCGGTCGTGCTGCGCGTCGACGGCGATGCGGTCGAGCTCCCCGCGGGCCTCGACGTCACCGCGTACCGCGTCATCCAGGAGGCCCTCGCGGCCGCCCGCGAGCTCGGCGCCGCCGGCCGCGCCGACGTCCGCGTCATCTACCGCGCCGAGACGCTCGACCTCGAGGTCCGCGACGACGGCGCCTCCGTGTCCACCCGCCCGCTGGCGGGCATCCGCGAGCGCGTCCTCCTCCACGGCGGCCGCTTCACGTCCGCGCCCCGCCGCTCCGGCGGCCACGCCGTCCGCGCGACGCTCGCCTACGACGGCCGCCCGGTGACCGCGCGCGCCAACCCCGAACTTAAACGTCCTGGACGTTTAACTTTCCCGCGCGCCCGGCGCGGGCGGCCCGCGTGGCTGCGCCGACCCGGCAACGTCGACGCGCTCGTCGCCGGGCTGTTCGCCGTGGCCGCCGTGGTGGAGGTCGTGGTGTCGCCCGACCGGGAAGGGCCGCTCGTGGCCAACGTGGCGCTGGCGCTCGGGTACGCGTCGGTGCTCGTGTGGCGGCGGCGGGCGCCGGTCGCCGCGCTCGCCGGGGCGTTGGGCGCGGCGCTGTTGATGGACTTCGCGCTGACGCCGATCCTCAACCTGTTCGTGCCGTTCGCGATCGTGCTGGCGTGCGCGTACGCGACCGGCGCGCACCGCGACGGCGCGCGGACGTACGTCGGGCTCGTGCTGGCCGTCGGCGGGCTCCTGGCCGTGCAGGCCGCGATGGGTCCGCGCGTGGGCGCCGACTACTTCTTCGCCGGGCTGATCGGTGCCGTCGCGTGGTTCGCGGGGCGCGTCGTGCGCGCCCGCACCCGGCTCACCGCCGAGCTGCACGAGGCGACCGCGCGGCTCGCCGAGACCGGCGAGGACGAGCAGCGGCAGGCCGCGGTCGACGAGCGCCGGCGGATCGCGCGCGAGATGCACGACGTGGTCGCGCACTCGATCAGCGTGATGGTCGTGCAGGCCGGCGGCGCACGCCGGATCCTCGCGCGTGACGCCGGCCGTGCCGTCGAGGCCGCCACGCGGATCGAGCGCACCGGCCGCGAGGCGCTCGGCGAGATGCGGAACCTGCTCGGCATGCTGTCCGACGGGAGCGAGCGTGCGGCGCTCGCGCCACAGCCCAGGCTGGCGGAGATCGGCGAGCTCGTCGCCCGCGCCCGAGCGTCCGGCCTCCCGGCCGTGCTCGACGTGTGCGGCGAACGCCGCGCGCTCCCGGCGGGGTTGGACCTCACCGCGTACCGGATCGTCCAGGAAGGACTCACGAACGCCATGAAGCACGCACCCGGCGCCCCCACCACCGTCACGGTCTCGTGGGCACCGCACGACCTCGCGCTGGAGATCCGCAACGCGGCCGGCCAGGACCCCGGCCCGCGTGGCGGGCACGGCCTGGTGGGCATGGCCGAGCGCGTGCGCATCTATGGCGGTGAGCTGCGGGCGGGCCCGGACGACGGCGGCTGGCGCGTGAGCGCGCACCTGCCGCTCACGGAGCGGGTCGCGGTCCCCGATGGCGCCGCGTCAGCGGCTGCCCGGACGGCTCGCCGATGA
- a CDS encoding toll/interleukin-1 receptor domain-containing protein, with translation MAVQGAVEFEYDAFISYVRKDEAWATFLAVELARRDFKVFVDTDRLVAGTEWADQLDEELKRSRHIILLWSQTESDWVTHEKAVFEAERRSTPEVARHVIPVLLEGDYKPLRRYERIDAVRKAAGAYAAGPSALGPEVRRPLLDKLVASLRHRDAARPVPLLVIAPTRAELAATDPHVQVPPQVGETLNQLAVRLGLESREDLLPYYGSEREDWRPFRGEATIGDVLDGVKEDINRRLKQSRLEQFRWEPLDTFWDDPGQISGHLVDGLVVIVVDLLALYQDGLAYKLANDVMPQVRQNRRAVVTVLSPFGLPADALMLRESIRNRAREIFTGVYDPPTIVLTTPSCHPSVGDEMDLRAPLLRRIGAELVPGEPDGSTFTRTRT, from the coding sequence ATGGCCGTGCAGGGTGCCGTCGAGTTCGAGTACGACGCGTTCATCTCGTACGTGCGCAAGGACGAGGCCTGGGCGACGTTCCTCGCCGTGGAGCTGGCGAGGCGGGACTTCAAGGTCTTCGTCGACACGGATCGGCTCGTCGCCGGGACGGAATGGGCGGATCAGCTCGACGAGGAGCTCAAGCGCTCGCGGCACATCATCCTGCTGTGGTCGCAGACGGAGTCCGACTGGGTCACGCACGAGAAGGCGGTGTTCGAGGCCGAGCGGCGCTCGACGCCGGAGGTGGCGCGGCACGTGATCCCCGTCCTGCTCGAGGGCGACTACAAGCCGTTGCGCCGGTACGAGCGGATCGATGCCGTCCGCAAGGCCGCCGGGGCGTACGCCGCCGGTCCGTCGGCCCTCGGGCCCGAGGTGCGCCGGCCGCTGCTGGACAAGCTGGTCGCCAGCCTCCGGCACAGGGACGCCGCACGGCCGGTCCCGCTGCTCGTGATCGCCCCGACGCGGGCCGAGCTCGCCGCCACCGACCCGCACGTGCAGGTGCCTCCGCAGGTGGGGGAGACGTTGAACCAGCTCGCCGTCAGGCTGGGTCTCGAGTCGCGCGAGGACCTGCTGCCCTACTACGGGAGCGAGCGCGAGGACTGGCGGCCGTTTCGGGGCGAGGCGACGATCGGTGACGTCCTCGACGGCGTCAAGGAGGACATCAACCGTCGGCTCAAGCAGTCGCGGCTCGAGCAGTTCCGCTGGGAGCCACTCGACACCTTCTGGGACGACCCGGGGCAGATCAGCGGCCATCTGGTGGACGGGCTGGTCGTGATCGTGGTCGACCTGCTGGCGCTGTACCAGGACGGCCTGGCGTACAAGCTGGCGAACGACGTGATGCCGCAGGTGCGGCAGAACCGCAGGGCCGTGGTCACGGTCCTGTCACCGTTCGGCCTCCCCGCGGACGCGCTCATGCTGCGGGAGTCGATTCGCAACCGGGCGCGCGAGATCTTCACGGGGGTCTACGACCCACCGACCATCGTGCTCACCACGCCCAGCTGCCATCCCAGCGTCGGCGACGAGATGGACCTCAGGGCGCCGCTGCTGCGCCGGATCGGCGCGGAGCTCGTGCCGGGCGAGCCCGACGGCTCGACGTTCACGAGGACGCGGACGTGA
- a CDS encoding ABC transporter ATP-binding protein: MTALASVTFDLPETDRVAVAATALTRTYGEGGSAVHALRGVSLEVPKGQFTAVMGPSGSGKSTLMHLLAGLDTPDAGSVHVAGEDITRMSDRDLTRLRRKHIGFVFQSFNLLPTLSAEENITLPLAIAGRKPEPEAVDRLLERMGLSERRDHKPAQLSGGQQQRVAVARALICSPTVLFADEPTGNLDSAAGSDVLDLLRTAVDEDGQTTVMVTHDARAAASADRVLFLADGRVVADLAGPSEDAILDAMRDAARA, from the coding sequence ATGACCGCACTCGCCTCCGTCACGTTCGACCTCCCCGAGACCGACCGCGTCGCCGTCGCCGCGACCGCCCTCACCCGCACCTACGGTGAAGGCGGCTCCGCCGTCCACGCGCTCCGCGGCGTCTCGCTCGAGGTGCCCAAGGGCCAGTTCACCGCCGTCATGGGTCCGTCGGGCTCGGGCAAGTCGACGCTCATGCACCTGCTCGCCGGCCTCGACACGCCCGACGCGGGCTCCGTCCACGTCGCCGGCGAGGACATCACGCGGATGTCCGACCGCGACCTCACGCGCCTGCGCCGCAAGCACATCGGGTTCGTGTTCCAGTCGTTCAACCTGCTGCCGACGCTCTCCGCCGAGGAGAACATCACGCTGCCGCTCGCGATCGCCGGCCGCAAGCCCGAGCCGGAGGCGGTCGACCGCCTGCTCGAGCGCATGGGCCTGAGCGAGCGGCGCGACCACAAGCCGGCGCAGCTCTCCGGCGGCCAGCAGCAGCGCGTCGCGGTCGCCCGCGCGCTGATCTGCTCGCCGACCGTCCTGTTCGCCGACGAGCCGACCGGCAACCTGGACTCGGCCGCCGGGTCCGACGTGCTCGACCTGCTGCGCACCGCGGTCGACGAGGACGGCCAGACGACCGTGATGGTCACGCACGACGCGCGCGCCGCCGCGTCGGCCGACCGCGTGCTCTTCCTCGCCGACGGCCGCGTCGTCGCCGACCTCGCCGGCCCGAGCGAGGACGCGATCCTCGACGCCATGCGCGACGCGGCGCGGGCATGA
- a CDS encoding response regulator, with protein sequence MTSIRLLIADDQALVRAGFRMILDAEDDLDVVGEASDGLDAVEQAKRLKPDVVLMDIRMPELDGIEATRRLLSHAGEHPTRVLMLTTFDLNEYVYEALRAGASGFLLKDVPPEQLAAGIRVVAQGEALLAPSITRRLIEEFAAATPARPTPPPGLDELTARELEVFRCVARGLSNAEIAAELVVSETTVKTHVARLLMKLGLRDRVQAVVLAYESGIAIPGAGR encoded by the coding sequence ATGACCTCGATCCGCCTCCTGATCGCCGACGACCAGGCGCTCGTCCGCGCCGGCTTCCGGATGATCCTCGACGCCGAGGACGACCTCGACGTGGTCGGCGAGGCCTCCGACGGGCTGGACGCGGTCGAGCAGGCCAAGCGCCTGAAGCCCGACGTCGTGCTGATGGACATCCGCATGCCCGAGCTGGACGGCATCGAGGCGACCCGGCGCCTGCTCTCCCACGCGGGCGAGCACCCGACCCGCGTGCTCATGCTCACCACCTTCGACCTCAACGAGTACGTCTACGAGGCACTGCGGGCCGGCGCGTCCGGCTTCCTGCTCAAGGACGTCCCGCCCGAGCAGCTCGCGGCGGGCATCCGCGTCGTCGCGCAGGGCGAGGCGCTGCTGGCGCCGAGCATCACCCGCCGCCTGATCGAGGAGTTCGCGGCGGCGACGCCCGCACGCCCCACGCCCCCACCCGGCCTGGACGAGCTGACCGCGCGCGAGCTGGAGGTCTTCCGCTGCGTCGCGCGCGGGCTCTCCAACGCCGAGATCGCCGCCGAGCTCGTCGTCTCCGAGACCACGGTCAAGACGCACGTGGCCCGGCTGCTGATGAAGCTCGGCCTACGCGACCGCGTCCAGGCGGTCGTCCTCGCGTACGAGTCGGGCATCGCGATCCCCGGAGCGGGACGCTAG